The Acetomicrobium thermoterrenum DSM 13490 genomic sequence TGGTCAAGAGATCGTCGCTTCTCTCTTTGCGGCATATGCTCTAAAGAAATTGGGTTTAAAGCCAGCAAGAGAAGTGTGTCTCTGTTATGTGGCCGATGAGGAGTTGGGAAGTAAGCACGGCATTCAATACTTGCTCAATAATGACCTCTTTTTGCCCGAGGATATGGTAGTCGTCCCCGATGGGGGAACTGAACGTGGGGATTTTATAGAAATAGCCGAGAAGTCGATACTGTGGTTCGAGGTTAAGGTCCTGGGCAAACAAGTTCATGCAAGCAAACCCCATGAGGGATTGAACGCTTGCAGGATAGCCAATGAGCTGGCCGTGGAATTGGATAGAGCTTTGCATTCTGCTTTCCCGGAACAGGATGACATTTTCGCCCCACCAATTTCCACCTTTGAACCTACGAAAAGGGATGCAAATGTAGCTAACGTCAATACCGTGCCCGGAAGGGAAACCTTTGCCTTCGATTGCAGGATCTTGCCTGACACTTCTTTGGACGATGTCTTGAAGGTCATAGATGAGGTATGCAGGCGAAAATCCGGCGTAAGCGGAGCTGTAATAGAATATCGAATTCTCCAAAGAAACGATGCCGCCCCTCCGACGGATGCCGAAGCTCCCGTAGTGCAGCTGTTGAAAAGAGCTGTCAATGATGTCTTGGGGGTAGATCCTGTCGTCGGAGGAATTGGAGGCGGTACCTGCGCAGCCTTTTTCAGGTCTCAAGGTATTCCTGCAGCCGTATGGGCCCAGGAGGTCGATACAGCCCATATGCCAAACGAATATGCTGTAATAGAACACATGGTAAACGAAGCGAAGGTCTTCGCTCATCTGATGCTTTAAGCTCTTTGATCGACCCGTTACCGGTCGCAT encodes the following:
- a CDS encoding M20 family metallo-hydrolase translates to MKDLSDVLDSMEEDMTRLLCDLVSIPAVSPESGGKGEAEKAAFLSQFIRKIGLGSPERFDASDPDAEGGLRPNIVVRIPGTSKERLWIVAHMDVVPEGDRSLWDTDPFVPVVKDGKVYGRGANDNGQEIVASLFAAYALKKLGLKPAREVCLCYVADEELGSKHGIQYLLNNDLFLPEDMVVVPDGGTERGDFIEIAEKSILWFEVKVLGKQVHASKPHEGLNACRIANELAVELDRALHSAFPEQDDIFAPPISTFEPTKRDANVANVNTVPGRETFAFDCRILPDTSLDDVLKVIDEVCRRKSGVSGAVIEYRILQRNDAAPPTDAEAPVVQLLKRAVNDVLGVDPVVGGIGGGTCAAFFRSQGIPAAVWAQEVDTAHMPNEYAVIEHMVNEAKVFAHLML